The following proteins are co-located in the Cetobacterium sp. NK01 genome:
- a CDS encoding GNAT family N-acetyltransferase, whose translation MLKDLKGKQEFKIRVAKEQDTELILKFIKELADYEKLLSEVVATEEILRESLFKRKMAEVLIGELNGKPIGFALFFYNFSTFLGKPGIYLEDLYVKPAFRGKGFGKEMLSYLANLCEEKDCGRLEWWCLDWNKTSIDFYKKIGAEPMDEWTTFRVTGENLKKLSDEYTKL comes from the coding sequence ATGTTAAAAGATTTAAAAGGAAAGCAAGAGTTTAAAATTAGAGTTGCTAAAGAACAAGATACAGAGTTAATTTTAAAATTTATAAAAGAGTTAGCTGATTATGAAAAATTACTTTCTGAAGTTGTAGCAACAGAAGAGATCTTGAGAGAGTCTCTTTTCAAAAGAAAAATGGCAGAAGTTTTAATTGGAGAGTTAAATGGAAAACCAATAGGGTTTGCACTATTTTTTTATAACTTTTCAACTTTTCTAGGGAAACCAGGAATATATCTAGAAGATTTATATGTAAAGCCTGCTTTTAGAGGAAAGGGATTTGGAAAAGAAATGTTAAGTTATTTAGCTAATTTGTGTGAAGAAAAAGATTGTGGACGATTGGAGTGGTGGTGTTTGGATTGGAATAAAACTTCTATTGATTTTTATAAAAAAATAGGGGCCGAACCAATGGATGAATGGACAACATTTAGAGTTACTGGTGAAAATTTGAAAAAACTTTCTGATGAGTACACAAAGTTATAA